From Halomarina ordinaria:
AGGCACTGGGCGACGACTGGTTCCGAATCGAATCGCTGACCGAGGGGACGTACTCCCTCGAAGTGTGTCGCTCGCCGTCGGACCTGGCCGCCCTCTATCAGGCGTGAGGGCGTCGACCCGTGGTCCTCTTTCGCCTCAGCAGTTACTCGCCGAGGTCGGTTCGAGGATGACCACCTCCTCGGGGTAGACGGTGACGGCGTAGCCACAGAAGCGAAACGAGAGCGACGGACGTCCGTCGGGCGAGACGGTATCCGGAGGGAAGATGCTGTCCAGCGCGTCGACGTCGACGACGTCGTAGAGCAGTTCCGGGAGCGCCA
This genomic window contains:
- a CDS encoding HalOD1 output domain-containing protein gives rise to the protein MTRPVDDTGAYRGDDPETNHYTRELPNDDPRSVGIVTAIADVAGCDPLALPELLYDVVDVDALDSIFPPDTVSPDGRPSLSFRFCGYAVTVYPEEVVILEPTSASNC